actgtaattatattgtCTTAACGATGCCCTGCAGTTTCACATTCTTTAGTAGTTGAATTCAATAGACTTCAATACATGTAATATGCTTTCATTATGGGAATAGATTCCAGTCTTCTTAAGTGCAACTAAACTAATGTGTATTCCCCACCTTGTCCTGTATTTCTATGTCTGTGTTCCAGaacttgttgagttattcttgcccAACATGATAAATTTCTGAGGCTATATTGATTAGCTAAGGCATGTTTCCATGCCATTTAAGTTCTAatgtatgtttgttttgttaaTCTTATGTCTTTAGAATTGCTTCTAGGGCAAATTTCTATGTTAGCTTCTCTCATATCTAGGTAATTGGTATGAATGGTTATGCTTGCATGTCCTATTCTTCTTAAGTGGTATATATTCTCATCAGTTTAGGCACTGTTGTGGTCTGTTGTAGACCATGCTACTAGGTTGTTTCCATACTGTTTGTGATCATGTTAGGCTCCTATATTATAAATCTTCATGTGAAATTGCTATCCATTTGACTATAACTATTTTGCATAAGACTCACTTGTTTAAAGTCTTTTCTGACTAATTCTGGCTAATATCTTGTGCTAAACTTGATTTCTGGAAACTTAGCATGTGTATGTGTTTATCCGCCCTCTTAATGTGTGATTGTATTCATCATGCTACACATTTTCCTTTGTCGAATGATTGCTCAATACAGGGTTAGTTTTCTATGTCAAACTTGCTATGTTAAAGTTGTCCACCTAGTTGGCATGCTCAAGCCCTCTTGTTTGACCAATCATGCCCTTAGCTTCTAAAAAATGATGATATGTTTATGTAATCATGTCCCCATGAGGTATCACTGTTAATAGACTTTATAGTTGTCAATTGGTTTTCATGTATGGTTCCTCCCTCTAAGCCTGGTACGAGTTCATGTGTGGCCTTGGGTTGTGCAATTGATACTCTTACGCTTGAGGTGTGCTTAGATCTGAGTCTACTGTTCGTGTGAAAAGTGAGCTTGCTGAAGGCCCAGGTGTTACTGGGATATTTCTCTTTTGGGCCTGCTCTGTTTATTAGGCCTGTAGTCTTTCAGTATGTAATATTtgcacttgtattcattattttggACATCTAATAACTAACAAAGAAAACCgatggggaaattagtaaaaagggGATAGGGTACTCTAATTCTCACATGAATAGGTAGAAAGCATGACTATAGAATCTATGTggtctatttgctatttgctttaCATGCTTTTAGTTTCATGTGtagaaagtatgcctataggaGTCACACGCACACACCTTACTTAACTTGTCAAAACATGTTATTTCAAGTATTTTATGTACTAGTTTCCATGTCTATTACTGTGCACACTTAGACAACATGCCTCACTAATCTAGATACCATATTTTTAGGACTTCAAGTAATCAATTGGGCAAAATTGCTTCTATGTACACTGCTCATCTAGACATCATGGTTATAGGATTTCAATACTTTAATCGACTATTCTCGTCGCTTTTATTGCATTGTCGTTTGCCTATAAAACCAGCATTAGTAATTCAGAATTATAATTGTTTTTACTAACTTTTACGCAAAATACTTAGATTCATGTATATAGGACTTGCGATATTCAATTTGCCTACACGATAGTTTAGAAATTACTGCACTGCCCGTGTATTTTTGGAATCCAgaatcacttagaaatcatgcctataggatttgcaaTTCACATGAACGCTGCTCATGTATAATACTGTAAATCAGAATCAcgtagagatcctgcctataggtctTGAATAATTTAACACGCCTTTACTCCAAACCTGCCCATCTATAGTTgcatatttaaataatttaacaTCACTGGTATAAGCTATAACTTGTCTGCCTAATTGACAGCGTGAATACATGTCTATATGAGGAGGTGAATCTGAGCCTTTGGTGTTAATTATGTGCAGTCCTATTTGTTTTCAATGCGTgactagttttatcatttttgagcaacctaagtaagtctagaaccacccaaatagaggttcAAAGCCTCCTCGACAACTAGCTTTCAttaatgggaaaagaatgaatgtggtatgtcacggtcaactctatcagaacagaatggcaagagctttcaacaaaaaggtcaggTAAAGCCAATTCGGCAATTGGTGTTAAAGCGAATGTTCCCACACcaggatgaagccaaggggaagatcTCACCCAACTAggaaggtccttacatggttcaccgggtattaacaggaggagcacttatacttgcagaaatggatggagatatttggccgaaacctatcaatgcagacgcagtcaagagatactatgtttaagatTGTTTGCATTTTCTATCTGATGTAActaaactatgcttgacctgattcccgtttaagaggggatatgtaggcagtcaTGTGGGTTCgatcacatcataataaaatcttcatctCCCCATGATCAAAAACTCGGGCAAGATCTCGAGTTTGTCCGATTTCATCACGTTTGGAACAGCCAAGGAATGTGTTGCTAAAAGTATGCACATAAACagaggcagaattttgaggaaatGAATTTCAGGTCACATAAGTAGCATCTAAATTCCACAAGGAAATGAATTTCAGAAATATGCAATGATATGTAGAAAAAATGTGTCATTCAAAAAACGATAGTAGAACATTTTTTTGATGAATCTTCTAAGGCTAGTGACACACGGTTCAAAACTAGATttctaaatataatataattttttttaaaattatatactaATTAATATGGGATCACGCTTTTTGCTGTGTGGCTAAAAACTAGTGTATTTATAAACATACCACACAATCAGATTGTTACCTAGTCAAGATTTAGCTATCTTCTAGTGTTTCTAGAAATTTAGCTTTTATGTTACCTTTGTATACAAGCTCTAAAGTCAACAAGTGGGAACTCTTGAAATTTAGCACAAGAAAAATACTACTACTTTCTTTCTTAATCCAATAAGGATTATACTGTTTACAACCTCAAAAGTCTTGAAAATTAAGTCCTCAAGAAGTTTCCTTCACTAATTGGAATATGTTGCAGACTAAATTATCCCCGGGGTTATAGTTCTGGAATTATAATCCCTGAACTGATTTATCCCATCTAGGAGATGGGATAAGTGGGATAAACTAATCTCGAGTTTGAAGAGATAAGGTGGTATATCTAGGATTAAGTCTGCGATTAAATTTATGAATACTGTATTTGGTTGACAGTATAAATTTATCTCAGGTGCGATATCTAAGATTAAGTCTGTGATTAAATTTATATCGTCAACCATATACAATATAAATTTAATCTCACACCTTTATCTCACCTTATCCCATCTTATCCTGCGTACCAAACGACCCAACGATTATAGAAAAAACAGAGActacaatttttttattttacaacgatggaaaaagaaagtggaaagaaaaaaaaaagaacagtaAGAATTGAACCAAATCTATTATATATGTAGATGTAGAAGTCTTGCCATTGGACATTATTGTGCTATAGGCGCGAAGCATGGAGCATACCATAGGGAGGAAAGAGAGTCCGGAGGTCAATTTTAGTATAGTAAATGATTGACAGAAAGTTGACCTCAAGTCAACTATGTAAATTTCCACGAAATACCAAGCAAACACACATCCACCAACTATAAATAACAGGTATGCTTCTCAATCTTGATATAATCTATCCAATAATTTGAAGTGTTagcacacacacacaaaaaaaacttaaagttatgatcaaatatAGTTTTCTTTTGACAGCATTAGTGCTATTTCTTCGAGCATTAAAACTAGAAGCAGGGGATATAGTAATATATTGGGGCCAAAATGGGAATGAAGGTAGCTTAGCTGACACTTGTGCAACAAATAACTATGCCATTGTCAATATTGCTTTCCTTGTAGTTTTTGGGAATGGCCAAAATCCAGTGCTAAATTTAGCTGGTCATTGTGATCCAAATGCTGGTGCATGCACTGGCTTAAGCAATGACATTAGAGCTTGTCAAAACCAAGGCATCAAAGTTATGCTTTCTCTTGGTGGTGGTGCTGGAAGCtattttctttcttctgctgATGATGCTATGTAAGATTTATATTAGCATCATAGATTTATATTAGAATCATAGGTGAAAAGATTGGaaaactacatataaggtgtaGAGATACTCTTAATACTGTTTGGACCAAAACAGATAATATCATACCATATTAAGATTATCTTTAGGCTGGTTGAGCACAACAAACCGCTATAAAATCCACTAGCCCGACTAATTTAGGTTTTCATCACGAGAACCGATAAGGGGGACATAATTCCTACCAAGAATTTCTCCATTCTCGAATATTAAATGAATTGACACACAAGGAAAACTCATCTAATATAGTACTCTCTTCGTTACATTTTATATGATATTCTTTCCTTAATAGTCTATTCTAAAAAGAGTGATAcctttatatatttgaaaactcTTCAACTTTTCATTTTACATTATTCCCTTAGTCGCATGCTTTTATAACCATCTAAATGTATGACATGTGTAAGATCACagttctaaagtaattctagcaTGTGGtaagtcttttttttctttcctaaaTTATGTGCTCATTATTTGTCAAAAACATTGCAGGAATGTGGCAAATTATTTGTGGAACAATTATCTTGGAGGTCAATCAAACACACGTCCACTAGGAGATGCAGTTCTAGATGGAATTGATTTTGATATAGAAGGCGGGACAACACAACATTGGGATGAATTAGCAAAAACTCTATCACAATTTAGCCAACAAAGGAAAGTATACTTAACTGCAGCTCCACAATGTCCATTCCCAGATACATGGTTAAATGGGGCACTTTCCACTGGCTTATTTGATTATGTTTGGGTTCAATTTTACAATAATCCACCGTGTCAATACTCCGGTGGGAGCGCGGACAATTTAAAAAATTACTGGAATCAGTGGAACGCGATTCAAGCTGGAAAAATTTTTCTGGGATTGCCAGCAGCTCAAGGAGCAGCTGGAAGTGGTTTTATACCATCTGATGTTCTTGTTTCTCAGGTTTTA
The sequence above is drawn from the Nicotiana tabacum cultivar K326 chromosome 13, ASM71507v2, whole genome shotgun sequence genome and encodes:
- the LOC107825584 gene encoding acidic endochitinase precursor (The RefSeq protein has 1 substitution compared to this genomic sequence), with protein sequence MIKYSFLLTALVLFLRALKLEAGDIVIYWGQNGNEGSLADTCATNNYAIVNIAFLVVFGNGQNPVLNLAGHCDPNAGACTGLSNDIRACQNQGIKVMLSLGGGAGSYFLSSADDARNVANYLWNNYLGGQSNTRPLGDAVLDGIDFDIEGGTTQHWDELAKTLSQFSQQRKVYLTAAPQCPFPDTWLNGALSTGLFDYVWVQFYNNPPCQYSGGSADNLKNYWNQWNAIQAGKIFLGLPAAQGAAGSGFIPSDVLVSQVLPLINGSPKYGGVMLWSKFYDNGYSSAIKANV